The stretch of DNA ctttaaaatgataataaaaaacaaagttaCTTATATAACGATGTCTTATGAACAAAAGCTCTGTATTTTAGAGAGACGGGGTGAGTGGGGTAAAAGTTGTGGCGTTTATGCCTTTCCCAAAAGTATCGGCGGTGTAATTGATGTAAACTAGCATAAACTGAGAATCAAAATCGGATCGTAATCCCGACTCGCCAGGAGCTTACCTTTTGCTCTGCGGCGCTtgacaccataataataataacaataacaatagatgCCAAATGACGAAGCAATAAGATGTAAACATAAAAGGCTCTTGTGTAGGTATGTGGATGTGGAGGAGGACAAATAAAGAAAGGTTTTGTGGCAAAAattaggagagagagatagaaaagaggGGAATCTTGATTTGTGTTAATTTTTGAAAGACAAACGATAATAAACTCAATAGAGAGTTATGTGATGCAGACGACCTGTAATCCTTTTCCATTCGTATTTCACATTGACATATTGCATACATCCACGAACAAAAAGCAGGAATCCGCATAGCATCAAGATCCACCAGAACCAAGATTCACTGGCAGCGAAATCACCAGCGAAGCCACTGTGTTTGACGATGGCGACCCATTTAACCATAGAAAGACCAAGGCCAGCCAAAGCACCACATCGACCGGCCACTGTATTAGTGATGCACAGTGACATTAAAAAGCCAAGCCAGTTAAACAAAAATGATATCACGAAAGTACAGAAAAAGATCCAATCAGTTCCAATGATCATTCCGCTGGTGTTAAGTCGATCTGCATTGTTTAACTGGTCAGTGGCGTCGTCTGAACCGTTTAAATAATGTTCCTCGTCGGTTAAAGATCGAAACTGGGGAAAATGACCAGATTGGTTTATACCACAGCTCCTGCCCCCGTTaagttcttcttcttgtttgagTCTTTCTGCTTCTTCGTAAGACGGTAGATCGGTAGCAACAGCATAGGATGGTGGCAGGCCAGCTCCACACGCATCATCGAAGGTCGTTTGCTCAGTTTTCTGATCATGACTGTTGCTGagtggctgctgttgttgttgttgttgctgttgaagataatgatgaaaagAGTTGGCAGTAgcaatatcttcttcttcttcagtttctTTATAGGCGGGTGGTGGAACTGAAGGCATTGTTGAACTTGGAACAACAGGGATTGGTACGGATTGGGAagtcataggcacaggagtgttaCTGGCGTTTGCAGTCATTCTCACGCCATCTTCCTCTTCCTGGTCTTCTTGTAATGTATGATACCTAATATTTCGTTCCATCTGTCCGTTGTCGAAGACAAGTTATATGgcaatttaattttttacttcTAGAAATAATCTGAACTATATGACAGCAACAATATGGTGGCGACGGCAGTTTGTAGCCTCGTTTACAATTCTGCATTAGTTTCGGCTTGTATCACCAATATCGACTAGTTTATACTGACAAAGATTGTCTTTTCTTGTgcttatgatatatatttgtgtgtgtgtgtgcgcgcgctagtaataatctttctactataggcacaaagcctgaaactgAAAATCTACCATTATCTCTGTTCAAGATTAGGTCAGCTTGTTTGTTGTCATATCACCGCCCTAGTTTTCTTTATATAGAAGAGTTCTACTGGCGGAGTTATTTATGTTGGATCCCTAACCCTCCAGGTGCTTGCAGGCTAAGGTACAgctatttatattgtttacatcCTCCTCTTTTGATCTGTTCTCCTACTTGATATTTCGGAATGAATTAATGTTTCATTGAAAGATTTCAACtcttatttcaaatttaatttattgtGTT from Octopus sinensis linkage group LG2, ASM634580v1, whole genome shotgun sequence encodes:
- the LOC115223780 gene encoding NEDD4 family-interacting protein 1, producing MERNIRYHTLQEDQEEEDGVRMTANASNTPVPMTSQSVPIPVVPSSTMPSVPPPAYKETEEEEDIATANSFHHYLQQQQQQQQQPLSNSHDQKTEQTTFDDACGAGLPPSYAVATDLPSYEEAERLKQEEELNGGRSCGINQSGHFPQFRSLTDEEHYLNGSDDATDQLNNADRLNTSGMIIGTDWIFFCTFVISFLFNWLGFLMSLCITNTVAGRCGALAGLGLSMVKWVAIVKHSGFAGDFAASESWFWWILMLCGFLLFVRGCMQYVNVKYEWKRITGRLHHITLY